A stretch of Gemmobacter fulvus DNA encodes these proteins:
- a CDS encoding DUF502 domain-containing protein — protein MEDQHHHPARKRGLFAGLRASFLTGLVVVLPIGLTIYLVYTVVGWIDSWILPLIPWSWRPEQLVEYYLGPEATFPVRGVGVIVFLVFTVAIGWIAKGLIGRSLIAQGEALVDRMPVVRSVYGGFKQITETFFAKSEKSFDKTCLVEFPRPGSWAVGFVATTAKGEIATKLPTDKPMLAVFVALTPLTSGILLYVPEEDVILLDMKADDAVKLIVSAGLVSPGNKDVRALLTEEAA, from the coding sequence ATGGAAGACCAACACCACCACCCCGCCCGCAAGCGCGGGCTGTTTGCCGGATTGCGGGCCAGTTTTCTGACAGGATTGGTGGTGGTGCTGCCGATCGGGCTGACCATCTATCTGGTCTATACGGTGGTCGGCTGGATCGACAGCTGGATCCTGCCGCTGATCCCATGGTCCTGGCGCCCCGAACAACTGGTGGAATATTACCTTGGACCGGAGGCCACCTTTCCGGTGCGGGGTGTCGGTGTCATCGTGTTTCTGGTGTTCACCGTCGCCATCGGCTGGATCGCCAAGGGGCTGATCGGGCGGTCGCTGATCGCGCAGGGCGAGGCGCTGGTGGACCGGATGCCGGTGGTGCGCTCGGTCTATGGCGGGTTCAAGCAGATCACCGAAACCTTCTTTGCCAAATCCGAAAAAAGCTTCGACAAGACCTGTCTGGTGGAATTTCCGCGCCCCGGTTCCTGGGCCGTCGGCTTTGTTGCGACCACCGCCAAGGGCGAGATCGCCACAAAACTCCCCACAGACAAACCGATGCTGGCGGTGTTTGTGGCGCTGACCCCGCTGACCTCGGGTATCCTGCTCTATGTGCCCGAAGAAGATGTGATCCTGCTCGACATGAAGGCGGATGACGCGGTGAAGCTGATCGTGTCTGCCGGGCTGGTGTCGCCCGGCAACAAAGATGTGCGGGCGCTGTTAACCGAAGAGGCCGCGTAG
- a CDS encoding patatin-like phospholipase family protein — protein MTIRLNLALQGGGAHGAFTWGVLDRLLQEPDIEIAGITGTSAGALNAAALKIGLLEGGVQGARDSLDRLWGDVGELGDLRVTRWISATFPLATAMTEAVAASLPVSPAGLAAQLFTPYAWGPLWQNPLHEVVARFDFTKLCAGEGPDLFISATNVRSGKIRVFAGAEISPAVLLASACLPTVFQAVELRDPATGQDEVFWDGGFTGNPALFPLYQPHLPDDILIISINPLRREAVPITPVEIQNRINEISFNAALLGELRAVNFVKRLIAEGRMPRGSMKDLSLHLIADDSLMNELGAGSKLSPSPALLTRLKSAGQAACTAFLAEHRACLGQRSSVDLRGLFG, from the coding sequence GTGACAATCCGCCTGAACCTCGCCCTGCAGGGGGGCGGCGCGCATGGCGCCTTTACTTGGGGGGTGCTGGACCGGCTGCTGCAAGAGCCTGACATCGAGATTGCCGGGATCACCGGCACCTCGGCCGGGGCGCTGAATGCGGCGGCGCTGAAGATCGGCCTGCTGGAAGGCGGGGTGCAAGGCGCGCGCGACAGTCTGGACCGGCTGTGGGGCGATGTGGGCGAATTGGGTGATCTGCGGGTGACGCGCTGGATCAGCGCCACCTTCCCGCTGGCCACCGCGATGACCGAGGCGGTGGCGGCCAGTCTGCCGGTATCGCCTGCCGGGCTGGCCGCGCAGCTGTTCACGCCTTACGCATGGGGGCCGCTTTGGCAGAACCCGCTGCATGAGGTGGTGGCGCGGTTCGATTTCACCAAGCTCTGCGCGGGCGAGGGGCCGGATCTGTTCATTTCGGCCACCAATGTGCGGTCGGGCAAGATCCGCGTCTTTGCCGGGGCCGAAATCTCGCCTGCGGTGCTGCTGGCCTCGGCCTGCCTGCCCACGGTGTTTCAGGCGGTGGAGCTGCGCGACCCGGCCACCGGCCAGGATGAAGTGTTCTGGGATGGCGGCTTTACCGGCAATCCCGCGCTGTTCCCGCTTTATCAGCCGCATCTGCCCGATGACATCCTGATCATCTCGATCAACCCGCTGCGGCGCGAGGCGGTGCCGATAACGCCGGTTGAAATTCAGAACCGCATCAATGAAATCAGCTTCAACGCGGCGCTGCTGGGCGAATTGCGCGCGGTGAATTTCGTCAAGCGGCTGATTGCCGAAGGGCGGATGCCCCGAGGATCCATGAAGGATCTGAGCCTGCATCTGATCGCGGATGACAGCCTGATGAACGAATTGGGCGCGGGCAGCAAACTCAGCCCGTCACCAGCGCTGCTGACCCGCCTGAAATCCGCGGGGCAGGCGGCCTGCACCGCGTTTCTGGCCGAACACCGCGCCTGCCTTGGCCAGCGCAGTTCCGTCGATCTACGCGGCCTCTTCGGTTAA
- a CDS encoding pseudouridine-5'-phosphate glycosidase — MTAPLTYTPEVAAALKEGRPVVALESTIITHGMPFPQNVEAARAVEAEVRAHGAVPATIAVMGGRIHIGLTDAELDALGKADHVMKLSRADLAACLAMGHMGATTVAATMICAALAGIHVFATGGIGGVHRGAESSFDISADLPELAASAVTVVAAGAKAILDLPKTLEVLETQGVPVIAYGQDEFPAFWSRSSGIKAPLRMDSAAQIAAAHLMRGTLGLPGGQLVANPIPAEAEIAREEINPVIEAALAEATAQSIAAKEVTPFLLDRMFERTAGRSLEANIALVLNNARLGAAIAIEIAAQRG; from the coding sequence ATGACTGCCCCGTTGACCTATACGCCCGAAGTGGCCGCCGCCCTGAAAGAGGGTCGCCCCGTCGTCGCGCTGGAATCCACCATCATCACCCATGGGATGCCCTTCCCGCAGAATGTCGAGGCGGCCCGCGCGGTCGAGGCCGAGGTGCGCGCCCATGGCGCGGTGCCCGCCACCATCGCCGTGATGGGCGGGCGCATCCATATCGGGCTGACCGATGCCGAACTGGACGCTCTGGGCAAGGCCGATCATGTGATGAAGCTCAGCCGCGCCGATCTGGCAGCCTGTCTGGCCATGGGGCACATGGGGGCGACCACGGTTGCCGCCACGATGATCTGCGCCGCGCTGGCGGGCATCCATGTCTTTGCCACTGGAGGCATCGGCGGTGTGCATCGCGGTGCAGAAAGCTCGTTCGACATTTCCGCCGATCTGCCGGAGCTTGCTGCCTCGGCGGTGACGGTGGTGGCGGCGGGGGCCAAGGCCATTCTGGATCTTCCCAAGACGCTGGAAGTGCTGGAAACCCAGGGCGTGCCGGTCATCGCCTATGGGCAGGATGAGTTTCCGGCCTTCTGGTCGCGCTCGTCCGGCATCAAGGCGCCCTTGCGCATGGACAGTGCCGCGCAGATTGCCGCAGCACATCTGATGCGCGGCACGCTGGGCCTGCCCGGTGGGCAGCTGGTCGCCAACCCGATCCCCGCCGAGGCCGAGATTGCCCGCGAAGAGATCAACCCGGTGATCGAGGCCGCACTGGCCGAGGCCACGGCACAATCCATCGCCGCCAAGGAGGTGACACCCTTCCTGCTGGACCGCATGTTTGAACGCACCGCAGGCCGGTCGCTGGAGGCGAATATCGCGCTGGTGCTGAACAACGCGCGTCTTGGCGCGGCAATTGCGATAGAAATCGCCGCTCAACGCGGCTGA
- a CDS encoding 3-hydroxybutyrate dehydrogenase: MILKGKRAVITGSNSGIGLGIAEELAKAGADVVINSFTDRDEDHALAARLAADYGVTVRYIAADMSKGDDCRALIEKAGGCDILVNNAGIQHVAPVDEFPVDKWNAIIAINLNSAFHTTAVALPGMRAKGWGRVVNIASAHGLTASPFKSAYIAAKHGVVGLSKTVALETAGQGITCNAVCPGYVLTPLVEAQIPDQMKVHNMDRETVIRDVMLQRQPSRQFATVEQMGGTVVFLCSPAADQITGTTISVDGGWTAL, encoded by the coding sequence ATGATCCTCAAAGGTAAACGTGCCGTCATCACCGGGTCGAATTCCGGTATCGGCCTTGGCATTGCCGAAGAGCTGGCAAAGGCCGGGGCGGATGTGGTGATCAACAGCTTCACCGACCGCGACGAGGACCATGCGCTGGCGGCACGCCTCGCCGCCGACTATGGCGTGACCGTGCGTTATATCGCTGCCGACATGTCGAAGGGCGATGACTGCCGCGCGCTGATCGAAAAGGCCGGGGGCTGCGATATTCTGGTGAACAATGCCGGGATCCAGCATGTGGCCCCGGTGGATGAATTCCCGGTCGACAAGTGGAATGCGATCATCGCGATCAACCTCAATTCGGCCTTTCACACCACCGCCGTCGCCCTGCCGGGGATGCGGGCCAAGGGCTGGGGCCGGGTGGTCAATATCGCCTCGGCGCATGGCCTGACCGCCTCGCCGTTCAAATCCGCTTATATCGCCGCGAAACATGGCGTGGTCGGCCTGTCAAAAACCGTGGCGCTGGAAACGGCGGGGCAGGGTATCACCTGCAACGCGGTCTGCCCCGGGTATGTGCTGACCCCGCTGGTCGAAGCGCAGATCCCCGATCAGATGAAGGTGCATAACATGGACCGCGAAACGGTGATCCGCGATGTGATGCTGCAACGCCAGCCGTCGCGGCAGTTTGCAACGGTGGAACAGATGGGCGGAACGGTGGTGTTCCTGTGCAGCCCGGCGGCAGATCAGATCACCGGCACCACCATATCCGTTGACGGGGGCTGGACCGCATTGTGA
- a CDS encoding metallophosphoesterase family protein, which translates to MRIAILTDIHANREAFAAVLADVENRKVDQIVLLGDIVGYGPDPEWCCTRAIALVQAGALAVQGNHDAAVLKPDTAMNITARRAMDWTRPRLSPEQAGFLAGLPLRQRHEDLLFVHASAHDPQDWIYVSSAQRAMPSFRVCPERVIFCGHVHVPALISCDMGGGVQAQRFPFAMPVPLIRSRRWLAVVGAVGQPRDGRPLAAYALMDTTSNELTFFRIPYDTATTVAKLRAEGLPESLAMRLLSGA; encoded by the coding sequence ATGCGGATTGCGATTCTGACGGACATCCATGCCAACCGCGAGGCCTTTGCCGCTGTTCTGGCCGATGTCGAAAACCGCAAGGTGGACCAGATCGTGCTGCTGGGTGATATCGTCGGCTATGGCCCCGACCCGGAGTGGTGCTGTACCCGCGCCATTGCGCTGGTGCAGGCGGGCGCGCTGGCGGTGCAGGGCAATCACGATGCGGCGGTGCTGAAACCTGATACCGCCATGAACATCACCGCCCGCCGGGCGATGGATTGGACGCGGCCGCGCCTGTCACCAGAACAGGCCGGGTTTCTTGCCGGTCTGCCGCTTCGGCAGCGGCACGAGGATCTGCTGTTCGTTCATGCCAGCGCCCATGATCCGCAGGACTGGATCTATGTCAGCTCGGCCCAGCGGGCGATGCCGTCGTTCCGGGTCTGCCCCGAGCGGGTGATCTTCTGCGGCCATGTGCATGTGCCGGCGCTGATCAGCTGCGATATGGGCGGCGGCGTGCAGGCGCAGCGTTTTCCCTTTGCGATGCCGGTGCCGCTGATCCGGTCGCGGCGCTGGCTGGCGGTGGTGGGAGCGGTGGGCCAGCCACGCGACGGGCGGCCGCTGGCCGCCTATGCGCTGATGGACACCACCAGCAACGAGCTGACCTTCTTTCGCATCCCCTATGATACCGCCACCACCGTTGCAAAGCTGCGCGCCGAAGGCCTGCCCGAAAGCCTTGCCATGCGTCTTCTGTCAGGAGCCTGA
- a CDS encoding entericidin EcnA/B family protein: MTLKKLLLIAALAALAGCATVDGVGRDISGGANRVAGWLG; encoded by the coding sequence ATGACCCTGAAGAAACTGCTGTTGATCGCAGCGCTGGCCGCGCTGGCAGGCTGCGCCACCGTGGATGGCGTCGGGCGTGATATTTCGGGCGGCGCGAACCGTGTGGCAGGCTGGCTGGGCTGA
- the rpsB gene encoding 30S ribosomal protein S2, producing the protein MDMALPEFSMRQLLEAGVHYGHQTARWNPKMGEFIYGDRNGIHILDLTQTVPMLDQALKVVRDTVAKGGRILFVGTKRQAQKPIAEAAERCAQFYMNHRWLGGTLTNWKTVSQSINRLKQIDELMAHGAEGLTKKERLNMEREQSKLQASLGGIREMGGTPDLIFIIDVGKEDLAILEAQKLGIPVVAVVDTNCSPKGVDYIIPGNDDAARAIALYCDLIARAALDGMSAQLGAAGVDLGALDVAPEEEAVAEA; encoded by the coding sequence ATGGACATGGCGCTCCCCGAATTTTCGATGCGTCAGCTGCTGGAAGCTGGCGTTCACTACGGTCACCAGACCGCACGTTGGAACCCGAAGATGGGTGAATTCATCTACGGCGACCGCAACGGGATTCACATTCTCGACCTGACGCAGACCGTTCCGATGCTGGATCAGGCGCTGAAAGTCGTGCGCGACACCGTCGCCAAGGGCGGTCGCATCCTGTTCGTCGGCACCAAGCGTCAGGCCCAGAAGCCGATCGCCGAGGCCGCAGAGCGTTGCGCGCAGTTCTACATGAACCACCGCTGGCTGGGCGGCACGCTCACCAACTGGAAAACCGTGTCGCAGTCGATCAACCGTCTGAAGCAGATCGACGAGCTGATGGCGCATGGCGCCGAAGGCCTGACCAAGAAAGAACGCCTGAACATGGAGCGCGAGCAGTCCAAGCTGCAAGCCTCGCTGGGCGGCATCCGTGAAATGGGCGGCACGCCCGACCTGATCTTCATCATCGACGTTGGCAAGGAAGACCTCGCCATCCTCGAAGCACAGAAGCTCGGCATCCCGGTTGTGGCCGTGGTTGACACCAACTGCTCGCCCAAAGGCGTGGATTACATCATCCCCGGCAATGACGATGCAGCCCGTGCCATCGCGCTCTATTGCGACCTGATCGCCCGCGCAGCCCTTGACGGCATGTCGGCGCAGCTTGGCGCCGCCGGTGTCGACCTTGGCGCGCTGGACGTGGCCCCGGAAGAAGAAGCTGTCGCCGAAGCCTGA
- a CDS encoding PfkB family carbohydrate kinase: MTQPDILCIGSVLWDIIGRSPTAMRLGSDVPGRITRLPGGVAMNIAMTLRRFGLVPGLLTTVGRDAEGDELVAACARMGMITDHIYRSEDLPTDRYMAIEGANGLIAAIADAHSLEASGDKILRPLADARLGSAAAPWAGLIALDGNLTEALLAQIAASPLFAAADLRVAPASPGKAERLTPLLAHPRATLYVNLEEASILCATEFHSAPEAAAGLLARGAHRVLVTHGGAVCAEGTRGAGVISDSPLPVLVTRITGAGDTFMAAHIVAERRGAARAPALASALRAAATYVSGEIGS, from the coding sequence ATGACACAGCCAGACATCCTTTGCATCGGGTCTGTCCTTTGGGACATCATCGGCCGCTCTCCCACCGCGATGCGGCTGGGATCGGATGTGCCGGGCCGCATTACCCGCCTGCCGGGCGGGGTTGCCATGAATATCGCAATGACGCTGCGCCGCTTCGGGCTGGTGCCGGGTCTGCTGACCACCGTGGGCCGCGATGCCGAGGGTGACGAGCTGGTCGCCGCCTGCGCGCGCATGGGCATGATCACCGATCACATCTATCGGTCCGAAGATCTGCCGACCGACCGTTATATGGCGATTGAAGGCGCGAATGGCCTGATCGCCGCGATTGCCGATGCCCATTCCCTCGAAGCCTCGGGCGACAAGATCCTGCGCCCGCTGGCCGATGCGCGGCTGGGCAGTGCTGCTGCCCCCTGGGCAGGGTTGATCGCGCTGGACGGCAATCTGACCGAGGCCCTGCTGGCGCAGATTGCGGCCTCGCCGCTGTTTGCCGCCGCCGATCTGCGGGTGGCCCCGGCCAGCCCCGGCAAGGCAGAGCGGCTGACGCCGCTGCTGGCCCATCCGCGTGCCACGCTTTATGTGAACCTCGAAGAGGCCAGCATCCTCTGCGCGACCGAATTTCACAGCGCCCCCGAGGCCGCCGCTGGCCTGCTGGCGCGCGGCGCGCACCGGGTTCTGGTCACCCATGGCGGTGCTGTCTGCGCCGAAGGCACGCGCGGGGCCGGTGTGATCAGCGACAGCCCGCTGCCGGTTCTGGTGACCCGGATCACTGGCGCGGGCGATACTTTCATGGCCGCGCATATCGTTGCCGAACGGCGCGGCGCGGCGCGGGCCCCGGCGCTGGCCTCGGCGCTGCGCGCGGCTGCCACCTATGTTTCAGGAGAAATCGGATCATGA
- a CDS encoding helix-turn-helix domain-containing protein, giving the protein MRNIEPPSLIRIARESGTEASVEPLNLGTRVRELRKAKGWTLEQAASKAGLARSTLSKIENGQMSPTYEALKKLAEGLAISVPQLFTPPSKAQVNGRLAVTKSGEGQDHATATYEHELLAGPLRAKQMLPYRATIRARDIAEFGGWVRHDGEEFLFVLTGVVRLYTEFYEPVDLRRGDSAYYDASMGHNVISLSEEDATLLWVTSLV; this is encoded by the coding sequence ATGCGCAATATCGAACCGCCCTCGCTGATCCGTATTGCCCGCGAGTCGGGAACAGAGGCTTCGGTCGAGCCGCTGAACCTTGGCACGCGGGTGCGTGAGTTGCGAAAGGCCAAGGGCTGGACGCTGGAACAGGCGGCCTCCAAGGCCGGGCTGGCGCGCTCCACCCTGTCGAAAATCGAAAACGGCCAGATGTCGCCCACCTATGAGGCGCTGAAAAAGCTGGCCGAGGGGTTGGCGATTTCGGTGCCGCAACTGTTCACGCCGCCCTCCAAGGCGCAGGTGAACGGGCGGCTTGCCGTGACCAAATCGGGCGAGGGGCAGGATCACGCCACCGCCACCTATGAACATGAACTGCTGGCCGGGCCGCTGCGGGCCAAGCAGATGCTGCCCTACCGCGCCACGATCCGCGCCCGCGACATTGCCGAATTCGGCGGCTGGGTGCGCCATGACGGCGAGGAATTCCTGTTCGTGCTGACCGGGGTGGTGCGGCTTTATACCGAATTCTATGAACCCGTGGATCTGCGCCGGGGCGACAGCGCCTATTACGATGCCTCGATGGGGCATAATGTGATCAGCCTGTCCGAAGAGGATGCAACCCTGCTCTGGGTCACTTCACTGGTCTGA
- a CDS encoding extracellular solute-binding protein, with product MRQDFFTALRRIWLGAGLILLAWPALGDSPSHAIAMYGKPALPPDFVSLPYANPDAPKGGRIVFGEGGGFDSLNPFIVKGNAPIHVTTYTVETLLGRSLDEPFSLYGLLAESVQTDAARSYVEYTLRPEARFSDGSAVTPEDVIWSFETLGTQGQPRYAGAWTKIARAEITGPQAVRFTFNTPDRELPLILGLRPILKKAQWQGRDFTASTLEAPIGSGPYAVAAFEPGRFISFRKRADWWGKDLPFYRGQHNLDEIRIDYFGTDTSLFEAFKAGSISSYRETNPAKWISNFTFPAVASGAVIKAEIPHGRPSGIEGFAFNTRKPLFADWRVREALIHAFNFELVNQTLNGGVQPRITSYFSNSDLGMGIGQAPTGRVRALLEPFAADLLPGALEGYSLPVSNGSEANRAGIRTASRLLAEAGWTVQDGRLQNAAGQPFAFEILLTQGQDEMISAATIYIEALKRLGITARITTVDNAQYKERTNAYNFDMTHFIRSLSLSPGNEQVLYWGARGVTEPGTRNWPGIASPAVEAMISRILTTEDPAEYAAATQALDVVLTTGRYVIPLWYSKVSRLAYRKEFQYPDRLPLYGDWPGFQPEVWWVKN from the coding sequence ATGAGACAGGACTTTTTCACAGCATTGCGCCGGATCTGGCTGGGTGCGGGGCTGATTTTGCTGGCATGGCCCGCGCTTGGCGACTCACCCTCGCATGCCATAGCTATGTATGGAAAACCTGCCCTTCCACCTGATTTTGTGTCGCTTCCCTATGCGAACCCCGATGCCCCCAAGGGCGGGCGCATCGTGTTCGGTGAAGGCGGCGGCTTTGACAGCCTCAACCCCTTCATCGTCAAGGGCAACGCGCCGATCCATGTGACGACCTACACGGTCGAGACCTTGCTGGGTCGCAGTCTGGATGAGCCCTTCTCGCTTTACGGGCTTCTGGCCGAATCGGTCCAGACCGATGCCGCGCGCAGCTATGTCGAATATACCCTGCGCCCGGAGGCCCGATTCTCGGACGGGTCTGCCGTGACTCCCGAAGATGTGATCTGGTCGTTCGAGACTTTGGGCACCCAGGGCCAGCCGCGCTATGCCGGGGCCTGGACCAAGATCGCCCGCGCCGAGATCACCGGACCGCAGGCCGTTCGCTTTACCTTCAACACCCCCGACCGGGAACTGCCGCTGATCCTTGGCCTGCGCCCGATCCTGAAAAAGGCGCAATGGCAGGGGCGCGATTTCACGGCCTCGACGCTGGAGGCACCGATCGGCTCCGGCCCCTATGCGGTGGCGGCGTTCGAGCCGGGACGCTTCATCAGCTTTCGCAAGCGGGCGGATTGGTGGGGCAAGGATCTGCCCTTCTATCGCGGCCAGCACAATCTGGATGAAATCCGCATCGACTATTTCGGCACCGACACCTCGCTGTTCGAGGCGTTCAAGGCGGGCAGCATTTCCAGCTATCGGGAAACCAATCCGGCGAAATGGATCAGCAATTTCACCTTCCCCGCCGTCGCCTCGGGTGCGGTGATCAAGGCCGAAATTCCGCATGGCCGCCCCTCGGGTATCGAGGGCTTTGCCTTCAACACCCGCAAGCCGCTGTTTGCCGACTGGCGCGTGCGCGAGGCGCTGATCCATGCCTTCAATTTTGAACTGGTAAACCAGACGCTGAATGGCGGGGTGCAGCCGCGCATCACCTCGTATTTCTCCAACTCGGATCTGGGCATGGGGATCGGACAGGCCCCCACAGGCCGGGTGCGGGCGCTGCTGGAGCCGTTTGCCGCCGATCTGCTGCCCGGCGCGCTGGAGGGCTACAGCCTGCCGGTGTCCAACGGCTCCGAAGCCAACCGCGCGGGCATCCGGACCGCGAGCCGCCTTCTGGCCGAGGCTGGATGGACGGTGCAGGATGGCCGGCTGCAAAACGCGGCGGGCCAGCCCTTCGCCTTTGAAATCCTGCTGACACAGGGCCAGGACGAGATGATATCCGCCGCGACGATCTATATCGAGGCGTTGAAACGGCTGGGCATCACCGCGCGCATCACCACGGTGGACAATGCGCAATACAAGGAACGCACCAACGCCTACAACTTCGACATGACCCATTTCATCCGCTCGCTGTCGCTCAGCCCCGGCAATGAACAGGTGCTGTATTGGGGCGCGCGGGGTGTGACCGAACCGGGCACTCGCAACTGGCCGGGCATTGCCTCGCCTGCAGTCGAGGCGATGATCTCGCGGATCCTGACCACCGAGGATCCCGCCGAATATGCCGCGGCGACACAGGCGCTGGACGTTGTGCTGACCACGGGTAGATATGTGATTCCGCTGTGGTATTCTAAGGTTTCCCGGCTCGCCTATCGTAAAGAGTTCCAGTATCCGGACCGCTTGCCGCTCTATGGCGACTGGCCCGGCTTTCAACCCGAAGTGTGGTGGGTGAAAAACTGA
- a CDS encoding bifunctional serine/threonine-protein kinase/universal stress protein, with protein sequence MKTRPHPGLEIDGFTLGEKLHEGGFATIWEVTHALYRTPLVMKVPKILDGYDGPTIVGFEVEQMILPRLDGAHVPRVFGVGDFSVMPYIVTERIPGESMLALFKTAPRPLSEVIEVAARMAAAVHDLHRQHVTHLDLKPENFLQRPGGEMVLVDYGLSRHDHLPDLLSEEFTIPMGTFPYIAPEQYLRSRSDPRSDIFALGAMIYELATGRLPFGKPEKLSGVRKRLWRDPVPPAALVPGLPDWLQEIILRALEVDPARRYQTAAQILFDLTHPQQVRLTDRALRRKGDGWRVVLRRWWQMRKRRSFAAPVSVQAQISKAPILLVAVDLSPEMERLADQLRDTVQRMLVTEPDTRVACVNVIKTHRIAIDSAVDDQGNNLHVARLVALRHWAEGIELGEDRLTFTVLENTDPAAAIIDYARHNHVDHILTGARGHSTTRRYLGSVSSQVVAQSHCSVTVIRLRDRGAAEG encoded by the coding sequence ATGAAAACCCGCCCGCATCCGGGATTGGAGATCGACGGCTTCACCCTTGGTGAAAAGCTGCATGAAGGCGGCTTTGCCACCATCTGGGAGGTGACACACGCGCTTTATCGCACGCCGCTGGTGATGAAGGTGCCGAAGATCCTGGATGGCTATGACGGCCCGACCATCGTGGGTTTCGAGGTGGAGCAGATGATCCTGCCGCGGCTGGACGGAGCGCATGTGCCGCGGGTGTTCGGCGTCGGTGATTTTTCGGTGATGCCCTATATCGTCACCGAACGGATCCCCGGCGAGTCGATGCTGGCGCTGTTCAAGACCGCGCCGCGCCCGCTGTCCGAGGTGATCGAGGTGGCCGCGCGCATGGCAGCGGCGGTGCATGACCTGCATCGCCAGCATGTGACCCATCTGGACCTGAAACCCGAAAATTTCCTGCAACGCCCCGGTGGCGAGATGGTTCTGGTGGATTACGGCCTGTCGCGCCACGATCATCTGCCCGATCTGCTGTCAGAAGAATTCACCATTCCGATGGGCACCTTTCCCTATATCGCGCCCGAACAATATCTGCGCTCGCGCAGCGATCCGCGCAGCGACATCTTTGCGCTGGGGGCGATGATTTATGAACTGGCCACCGGACGGCTGCCCTTTGGCAAGCCGGAAAAGCTGTCGGGGGTGCGCAAGCGGCTGTGGCGCGATCCGGTGCCGCCTGCGGCGCTGGTGCCCGGCCTGCCGGACTGGTTGCAGGAAATCATCCTGCGCGCGCTAGAGGTCGATCCCGCCAGACGCTATCAGACCGCCGCACAGATCCTGTTCGATCTGACCCATCCGCAGCAGGTGCGGCTGACCGACCGCGCGCTGCGCCGCAAGGGCGATGGCTGGCGCGTGGTGCTGCGGCGCTGGTGGCAGATGCGCAAGCGACGCAGCTTTGCCGCGCCGGTGTCGGTGCAGGCGCAGATCAGCAAGGCGCCGATCCTGCTGGTGGCGGTCGATCTGTCGCCCGAGATGGAACGGCTGGCCGATCAGTTGCGCGATACGGTGCAGCGGATGCTGGTCACCGAACCCGACACACGGGTGGCCTGTGTCAATGTGATCAAGACCCATCGCATCGCCATCGACAGCGCGGTGGACGATCAGGGCAACAACCTGCATGTCGCGCGGTTGGTGGCGCTGCGCCACTGGGCCGAAGGCATTGAACTGGGCGAGGACCGGCTGACCTTTACCGTGCTGGAAAACACCGATCCGGCGGCTGCGATCATCGACTATGCCCGCCACAACCACGTTGACCACATCCTGACCGGCGCGCGTGGCCATTCAACGACCCGGCGCTATCTCGGGTCGGTGTCCAGTCAGGTTGTGGCGCAGTCGCATTGCAGCGTGACGGTGATCCGTCTGCGCGACAGGGGGGCGGCAGAGGGCTGA